In Rodentibacter haemolyticus, the DNA window CACTCCCCATTTACTACCGTACCAATTACTTGATAATCCGGTGTAAACACCGCTAAATTAGCGATTTTCCCTTTTTCTACCGAGCCCAAACGATCATCAACACCAATGGCACGAGCAGGGTAAAGATTACTCATACGAATAGTTTCTGCAAGTGGAATTTCAACAAATTCGACTGCATTTTTAATTGACTCCATCATCGTGATAGAAGCACCGGCGATTGTACCGTTCGCATCGTAACAACGCCCTTCCTTCACATAAATCGTTTTGCCTACAAAAGTGAATGTTTCTAGCTCTGGCCCCGCCCCTGCCGCAGCAATAGAATCCGTTACGATACATAATTTATCGCCTTTAATTTTCTTATCAATTCGAACGTTGCCGTAATCAATATGTACGCCATCTACGATAATTCCCGTGTAAACATCAGAATCCAGCACTGCACCAACCACACCCATTGCACGCCCCGAGCTAATTGGCGACATTGCATTGTGTAAATGCGTTGCAAAAGTCGCACCTTTGCGAAAGGCGGTTTTTGCTACATCATAAGTTGCATTGGAATGGCCGATAGACACGATAATGCCACTTTTTACAAAATCAGGGATATATTGTGCGGTTGGGTTTTCCGCTGCGATAGTTAGTTTGGTGATAACATCGCCGTTTTCACAGAGAAAGTCTTTCATTTCGGATGAGATTTCACGAATATATTCCGGACGGTGTACGCCTTTTTTCTCTACACTGATATAAGGCCCTTCAATATGTAAACCGAGTGCTTGATTTTTATGTTTGGCTAAATATTCACGCATAATTTTGACCGCACTTTTAATGCCTTCATCCGGTGCGGTGATAAAAGTCGGTAAGAAACTGGTGCAACCGGATTTTAAGTTGGTGGCTTGCATAATTTCTAACGTTTCTACGCTGGTTTGATCGTTAAACATCACGCCACCACAGCCGTTAAGTTGTAGATCTATAAAGCCGGCAGTAAGATTATTACCCTGTAAATCAATGACTTTTAGATCTTTCTCCAATTCATTTTGCGGTATGACCGCTTCAATAATTTCGCCGTTGATAACAACGGCAAAATCCCGTAATACTTCGTATTTTGTGTAAATAACACAATTTGTTAATGCGTATCTCATCTTCTCTTCCTAAAAATAATCCCAAAAAACCGGCATTATGCTGCTGTTGCACAAATCCTTGTATTAGGCGAAGCCGTAACGGTAACGCACCAATTAACAGGGATTTATGATGAAACGGTGCGTTACGTGAAGCTCAACGCCCCCTACCTAAATAAAATATCAGAGATAAAATTCTCTTTGTGCGACTGATACATAATAATGAAAAAAACGACCGCACTTTCATGCGGCGTTGACGATTTATGATAACACGCTGTGAATCGCGCGTTGTTCCAATTCTGTGAAGTATTTCACGGTTTTGACTTTCAACTCTTGTTGCGCCGATTCATCACAAACCAAAATAAAATGGCGGTGAAGTTGTAATGCGCTCACTGTCCACATATGATTCACCGCACCTTCTACCGCCGCTTGCACGGCAAGGGCTTTTTGATGCCCGGTTGCAAGAATCATCACTTCTTCCGCATCAAGCAGTGTAGCGACTCCGATAGTTAATGCATATTTCGGCACTTTATTTATATCATTGTCAAAAAAACGAGAATTGGCGAGCAATGTATCTTGTGTTAGGGTTTTAATGCGGGTGCGTGAATTTAATGAAGAAGCGGGTTCGTTGAAAGCGATATGTCCGTCATTTCCCACTCCGCCCATAAAGAGATTTATTTTTCCGTAAGATTTTATTTTTTCTTCATAGCGGCGGCATTCTTCATCGTGGTTATCGGTGTTTCCGTTCAGGATATTGATATTTTCCGGTTGAATATCAACGTGATTAAAGAAATTGTTATACATAAAGCTGTGATAACTTTCCGGATGTTCTTTCGGCAAGCCCACATACTCATCCATATTAAATGTCACCACATTTTTAAAACTCACCTCGCCGGCTCGATAAAGTGCGATTAATTCTTGATAAGTTTTTAACGGTGTACTGCCTGTTGGTAATCCAAGAACAAACGGACGTTCCGCCGTCGGTTTAAAATGATTAATCCGATCCACAATATGGCGTGCAGCCCAACGGCTCACTTGCTGATCGTTTTGTAAGGGAATAAGACGCATAGTAAATTTCCTTTATTTTGACCTCACTTTTAGAGAACGAAAGTGCGGTTATTTTTCCATTTAATTTCGATATTATGTCGCACTTGCACAAAAAGAATTTAGTGATGTAGAAAGAGTATTGTATATCCTATTTCGTCCAAGTATTACCAGTGCGTAGTAATACGCCCTTCCAATCATTTGTGCAATCGCCATACCGTATTGTTATAAATATTTCGCTTTTAGTGCTTTGGCTTCGGCAAGCTGCTCCGGTGTTGCTTTTGCTGTCATCGGTTCACGGCAGTAGCCTGCCTCCACGCCTTCTAATTTGAGTAATTCTTTGATGGTTAAATATAAGCCGTTTGCTAAAATGCCTTCAATTAAATCATTAGTAACGTGTTGAATTTCCAACGCTTCTTTTATTTTTCCGGCTTTTGCCAATTCAAAGATTTGACGGGCGCGCACACCGTTTACATTAAAGGTTGAACCAATTGCGCCATCTACACCTAAAGAGGCCGCCGGTAACATCATTTCATCAAAACCTGCCCAGATTAGGTGTTCTGGATAGGCTTTTTTCAAACGTTCTAATAAATAAAAGTCTCCGGCAGTAAATTTCACACCAAGCACTTTTGGATTTTTATAAAGTTCGCCGAATTGTTCAATCCCCATATTCACACCGGTTAAAAACGGAATGGAATAGACGATCATATTATTTCCGGTTTCGGCAATAATGGTCTCATAATAATGTTTAATCTCAGGGAAACTGAATTTATAGTAGAATGGAGTAACGGCAGATAAGCTGTCATAGCCTAATTCGGTAGCATATTTGCCCAACTCAACCGCTTCGTGTAGGTTCACACTTCCCACTTGTGCGATAAGCGCAACCTGATCTTTCGCTTCATCTTTCGCAATACGGAAAATTTGTTTTTTCTCTTCAGTCGAAAGCATAAAATTTTCGCCGGTAGAACCGCCCACATATAACCCATCGACTTTCATTTTATCGATATTGTGGCGAATAATCTGGCGTAAACCTTTTTCATTAATCGAGCCATCTTCGTTAAATGACACTAATAACGCACTGAAAATACCTTTTAAATCACGCATAATTTTCTCCTATTTTATACGTTGCTCTAGAATTACATTGAGCGTTTTCTGCTTAGTCTGCACCGCTCTATCCTGTTCGCTTTGCACTAACAAAGCATAAATCAGATCTAATACAAAAAGCTGGGCGATTTTAGTACCGATAGAATCCCCCTGCAATTTACCTTGTTTATTACCATTCACTAAGACAAAATCGGCAGATTCCGTAATAGGTGAACGTAAGCTGTGAGTGATCGCCACCGTGGTTGCGCCGTTTTGCTTGGCGATTTTTAAAGCGTGGGCTGTTTCTTGCGAATAACCCGAATGACTAATTCCAATCGCAACATCATTAGGTTGTAATAATGCCGCTTGCATATACATAAAATGATTATTACCGGTGGCATCCACTTGGAAGCCGATCCGCATTAATTTATTTTTTGCTTCTTCCGCCGTAATACCTGACGATCCCACCCCAAACAAAAAGATTCGATTTGCCTGGCGTATCGCTTTTACACTTTCTTCCAGTTGCTTAAAATCTAATAGATTAATACTCTCGCTTACGACATTGGAAATCGCATTTTGTAATTTTTGTGCAATATGATATGAACTATCCGCCTTATCAATATCCGTTTCCAATAACGGGTTATCAAGATTGTCTTTCGTTGCCAACTCAATTGAGAGTTCTAATTTGAAATCACTGAACCCTTTAAAACCAATAGAACGACAAAAACGTACAAAGGTCGCTTCGCCCACATTCAAGTGAGCGGCAATTTCAGAAAGCGGGCATTGCACGACAAGATCCGGCGACATTAAAATCGTATCCGCTATTTTTTTCTCGGTTTTCGTTAAACTCTCATATAGTGAGCTAATCGTATTTAAAATATTGCCACTCTTAACCATAATCCCCCCCCCCTAAAACCGAATTATTTAAGTAAAACATCATTAACCCAATAGGCTGCGCCAACCAATCCGGCATCCGGCCCCAATCGGGCGGCGGTTAATTCACAGTGATAAACTTGCGGCATTTCATTGAGAAAATGTTTAACCAAAGGTAAATAACCTTCTGCCAGTCCCACGCTGCCACCGATGACCACTTTTTGCATATCCAAACCGATTTTCAAATCCGCCACCAAATTCGCAATGGCATAGGCGGAATGTTTTACAAGTGCGGTCGCTTTTTCATCATTTTTTCTGAAAAGTTCAAATACTTCTTTTGGAGTGCAAGGGCTTTCCCAGTTTGAAGCAGCCGCTTCAATCGCCCGTCCTGCCGCAATCGCTTCAACACAACCACGACGACCGCAACCACATAAAGGTCCGTTTGGATCCGCTATCGTATGCCCGATATGACCTGCAATACCATTAGGTTCGGTGAGTAATTGATGATCCAAAATTAATCCGCCGCCGACACCGGTCGAAACGGTAATAAAAGCGAAATTAGCAAGTCGGGGTTGATCTTGTAACTGATATTCGGCATAGGCTGCCGCCTGTACATCATTGAGTAAACCGATAGGTTTATCCGTGTGGCGTGCGATACTTTCTTTTAGTGGAAATTCGGCTAAACCGCCGAGGTTTTTCGGATTAAGTGCGGTCAAAATGCCTTGATTAATAATTCCCGTTGAGGCAACGGCGACATAATCAAATCGACCGGCATAATCCATTAATAATCGTTCAATGGCTTGATGTAATGCTTTTGCGGCATTATCTTGCGGTGTCGCAATTTGTTGACGTGAAGTTATCTCACCATTTTTAACGATTGCCGCCGCAATTTTAGTACCACCGATATCCAGAGCTAAACAGCGCATAATAAATCCTTACTATTGAGGTTCGCTTCAAATAAACCCTCTGTAAAATAAACCGACAAAATATACCGATATTATTCAATCGTTTATTTCGCAGATTTCACCGCGTTCGCAAACCAGCCCACAATATGTTCAAGACGGGTTAGCGCAGATCCTACCGTAACAAAATCCGCACCGATTTCGATAGCGATTTTAGCCAGTTCCGGCGTGTTGTAACGCCCCTCTGCCATTACACGGCAACCTGCGGCTTTAAGATCTTTCACTAATTGATAGTCGGGTTCTTCCGGCACGACATCACCCGTATAGCCTGACATCGTGCTACCGATAATATCAAACCCTAATTTTTGGCAATGCAAACCTTCTTCTAAGTCGGCACAATCCGCCATTGCCAAGCAACCTAATTCATGGATTTTTTTGACCGCACTTTCTAAATCAACCGGGCGCGGGCGATTCGTCCCATCAACAGCAATAATATCCGCCCCTGCTTTAGCAAGATCTTCAATATCAGATAGAAAAGGCGTAATACGAATCGGACTATCCGGCAAATCCCGCTTCACGATACTGATAATAGGTACATTCACCATTGGACGTGTCGCTTTTAAATTATCGACACCTTCAATACGAATACCGACAGCACCGCCGATAACCGAAGCCTGCGCCATCGCAGCAACAATTTCCGGCTTATCCATTGGACCGTCATCGACAGGTTGGCAAGAAGCAATTAAGCCGTTTTGAATATGTTGAAAAATCTGTTCATGTGTAAGTTTAAGCATATAACTGCCTCATTTTTCATTTAGACATATGCCTTTAGCCAAATTGCTAAAGTCTCCCTTGTTATACGACCGACATTATATAGAAAAATCACTCCAAACTAAAATATTTTTTGAAGTATATTTTTGTAAATGTGATCTACATCTCATTTTTGAAATAAAACTCCAAAGTCTATTTAAAAAAACTTTTTTTACTCTTAGAATGCAAAGCGAATAAATCATTTTGGTTGAAATATTGCCAAAAATCATTCTCACGATAGCACTATCAATTTGATAGATTTCAATAGGAGCAACATTATGAAATTCACAAAACTTTTTCTTACGACTGCAATGACTTTTGGTATGTCTTCCGCCGTTTTGGCTGCGGATTATGATTTAAAATTCGGAATGAATGCCGGAACGTCATCTAACGAATATAAAGCGGCAGAAATGTTCGCTAAAGAAGTAAAAGAAAAATCAGGCGGCAAAATTGAAGTGTCTCTCTACCCTAGTTCACAATTAGGTGATGACCGTGCGATGTTAAAACAATTAAAAGACGGTGCGCTGGATTTCACTTTTGCAGAATCCGCACGTTTTCAGCTGTTCTACCCTGAAGCAGCCGTATTCGCTCTTCCTTATGTGATCAGCGATTATAATGTAGCGCAAAAAGCTTTATACGAAACCTCGTTCGGTAAAGATTTGATTCAAAAAATGAATAAAGATTTAGGCGTAACACTACTCTCCCAATCCTATAACGGTACTCGCCAAACCACATCAAATCGAGCCATTAACAACATTGGCGATATGAAAGGATTAAAACTTCGCGTGCCAAATGCGGCAACCAACTTGGCTTATGCAAAATATGTAGGCGCAGCGCCAACGCCAATGGCGTTCTCCGAAGTCTATCTTGCTCTTCAAACCAACTCTGTTGATGGTCAAGAAAATCCGTTAGCCACAGTGCAAGCACAAAAATTCTATGAAGTGCAAAAATTCTTAGCCATGACGAACCATATCCTAAACGATAACCTTTATTTGGTAAGCAATGAAACCTATAACGATTTACCGGAAGATTTACAAAAAGTAGTGAAAGATGCGGCAGAAAAAGCGGCAGCCTACCACACTAAATTATTCGTAGAAGGGGAAAAAGAATTAGTGGCTTTCTTTGAAAAACAAGGTGTAACCATCACTCGTCCTGACCTTGCTCCATTCAAAGAAGCGATGAAACCGTTCTATGCGGAATTTGTGAAACAAACGGGAGAGAAAGGCGAAGCGGCTTTAAAAGAAATTGAAGCAATCAACAAATAATTAACCCTGAGTGTGCCGATGACTTGGCACACTCAACCTTTTCCTTCGTGTCGTCTCCCTTATTTATGGAGTGAAGTATGAAAATCTTTAATAAACTTGAAGAATGGATTGGTGGCATCCTGTTTCTCGCCATCTTCGGTATTCTTGTCGCACAAATTTTATTCCGCCAAGTACTCCAATCTCCTTTAATTTGGAGTGAGGAACTAGCAAAACTGCTCTTTGTTTATGTAGGTATGCTTGGCATTAGTGTTGCGATTCGTAAACAAGAACATGTTTACATAGATTTCTTAACAAATTTAATGCCCGATAAAATTAGAAAAGTTGCCAATACCTTTGTACAACTTGTCATTTTTGCCGGTATTTTCTTCTTTATTCATTTTGGTATTCGCACCTTTATGGGCGCAAACTTTCCAATTGATGCCTTAGGCGGTATTTCAGAAAAATGGATTTTTGCCTCTCTGCCGATTATTTCCGTTTTAATGATGATTCGCTTCTTCCAAGCACAAGCGCAAAATTTTAAAGAGAACAAAAGCTATTTGCCCGCGACTTTTTTTATAGTAAGTGCGGTCATTTTATTGGTAGTTTTATTTTTTGCGCCAGATTGGTTTAAAGTATTACGCATAACAAACTATGTGAAATTAGGCTCAAGTGCGGTTTATGTCGCATTGCTTGTA includes these proteins:
- the nagA gene encoding N-acetylglucosamine-6-phosphate deacetylase, translating into MRYALTNCVIYTKYEVLRDFAVVINGEIIEAVIPQNELEKDLKVIDLQGNNLTAGFIDLQLNGCGGVMFNDQTSVETLEIMQATNLKSGCTSFLPTFITAPDEGIKSAVKIMREYLAKHKNQALGLHIEGPYISVEKKGVHRPEYIREISSEMKDFLCENGDVITKLTIAAENPTAQYIPDFVKSGIIVSIGHSNATYDVAKTAFRKGATFATHLHNAMSPISSGRAMGVVGAVLDSDVYTGIIVDGVHIDYGNVRIDKKIKGDKLCIVTDSIAAAGAGPELETFTFVGKTIYVKEGRCYDANGTIAGASITMMESIKNAVEFVEIPLAETIRMSNLYPARAIGVDDRLGSVEKGKIANLAVFTPDYQVIGTVVNGEWKLN
- the nagB gene encoding glucosamine-6-phosphate deaminase — encoded protein: MRLIPLQNDQQVSRWAARHIVDRINHFKPTAERPFVLGLPTGSTPLKTYQELIALYRAGEVSFKNVVTFNMDEYVGLPKEHPESYHSFMYNNFFNHVDIQPENINILNGNTDNHDEECRRYEEKIKSYGKINLFMGGVGNDGHIAFNEPASSLNSRTRIKTLTQDTLLANSRFFDNDINKVPKYALTIGVATLLDAEEVMILATGHQKALAVQAAVEGAVNHMWTVSALQLHRHFILVCDESAQQELKVKTVKYFTELEQRAIHSVLS
- the nanA gene encoding N-acetylneuraminate lyase, with the protein product MRDLKGIFSALLVSFNEDGSINEKGLRQIIRHNIDKMKVDGLYVGGSTGENFMLSTEEKKQIFRIAKDEAKDQVALIAQVGSVNLHEAVELGKYATELGYDSLSAVTPFYYKFSFPEIKHYYETIIAETGNNMIVYSIPFLTGVNMGIEQFGELYKNPKVLGVKFTAGDFYLLERLKKAYPEHLIWAGFDEMMLPAASLGVDGAIGSTFNVNGVRARQIFELAKAGKIKEALEIQHVTNDLIEGILANGLYLTIKELLKLEGVEAGYCREPMTAKATPEQLAEAKALKAKYL
- a CDS encoding MurR/RpiR family transcriptional regulator, with the translated sequence MVKSGNILNTISSLYESLTKTEKKIADTILMSPDLVVQCPLSEIAAHLNVGEATFVRFCRSIGFKGFSDFKLELSIELATKDNLDNPLLETDIDKADSSYHIAQKLQNAISNVVSESINLLDFKQLEESVKAIRQANRIFLFGVGSSGITAEEAKNKLMRIGFQVDATGNNHFMYMQAALLQPNDVAIGISHSGYSQETAHALKIAKQNGATTVAITHSLRSPITESADFVLVNGNKQGKLQGDSIGTKIAQLFVLDLIYALLVQSEQDRAVQTKQKTLNVILEQRIK
- a CDS encoding N-acetylmannosamine kinase, which gives rise to MRCLALDIGGTKIAAAIVKNGEITSRQQIATPQDNAAKALHQAIERLLMDYAGRFDYVAVASTGIINQGILTALNPKNLGGLAEFPLKESIARHTDKPIGLLNDVQAAAYAEYQLQDQPRLANFAFITVSTGVGGGLILDHQLLTEPNGIAGHIGHTIADPNGPLCGCGRRGCVEAIAAGRAIEAAASNWESPCTPKEVFELFRKNDEKATALVKHSAYAIANLVADLKIGLDMQKVVIGGSVGLAEGYLPLVKHFLNEMPQVYHCELTAARLGPDAGLVGAAYWVNDVLLK
- a CDS encoding N-acetylmannosamine-6-phosphate 2-epimerase encodes the protein MLKLTHEQIFQHIQNGLIASCQPVDDGPMDKPEIVAAMAQASVIGGAVGIRIEGVDNLKATRPMVNVPIISIVKRDLPDSPIRITPFLSDIEDLAKAGADIIAVDGTNRPRPVDLESAVKKIHELGCLAMADCADLEEGLHCQKLGFDIIGSTMSGYTGDVVPEEPDYQLVKDLKAAGCRVMAEGRYNTPELAKIAIEIGADFVTVGSALTRLEHIVGWFANAVKSAK
- a CDS encoding sialic acid TRAP transporter substrate-binding protein SiaP → MMKFTKLFLTTAMTFGMSSAVLAADYDLKFGMNAGTSSNEYKAAEMFAKEVKEKSGGKIEVSLYPSSQLGDDRAMLKQLKDGALDFTFAESARFQLFYPEAAVFALPYVISDYNVAQKALYETSFGKDLIQKMNKDLGVTLLSQSYNGTRQTTSNRAINNIGDMKGLKLRVPNAATNLAYAKYVGAAPTPMAFSEVYLALQTNSVDGQENPLATVQAQKFYEVQKFLAMTNHILNDNLYLVSNETYNDLPEDLQKVVKDAAEKAAAYHTKLFVEGEKELVAFFEKQGVTITRPDLAPFKEAMKPFYAEFVKQTGEKGEAALKEIEAINK